One Salvia miltiorrhiza cultivar Shanhuang (shh) chromosome 6, IMPLAD_Smil_shh, whole genome shotgun sequence genomic window, TCATTAATCGTATTATATAATGGTAgtaaaaaataagttataatTACGACAAGCTATAGTCATTGTCATATATTATACTCTTCGTCACAATTTAATACTATGTCATAAGGGTTGGGCACGGACgttaaaaatgaataatttattataaaataagagagaaaaaagTAACTCGTTTTGACGATATATTTGTcgaaaaagtaggagagagaattaAAATtgagataattatgtgtgagaTACAATGACATTTGGTCTACATAGTGAATTAAGTGGGAATATTTGTTATGTGTTAActtttcattttagaaagcgGCCTATTAAAATGAGACgtccaaataagaaaatatgaccTATTAAATTGAACCTATTGAATTAGGATGGATGAACCATAAATTTGTTTTACATTGGATGGATGAACCATGAGAAAGTGGACTTGAACTTGAACTTTCCTTCTTTAGATCATACCCTGTGTTGGCTCGATTAAACTGATTGTTTGTATAGCACTCTACACAACGGTGTAATTGTGGTTGATTTTGGACTTCCATTGGAACTTAATCATTTGAATACTACTATAATAAGCTGTTAGTTGTCGTAGTGTCCAAATTGTTTGTTGACACTGACAAAGTCAGGGAAAACCTCTGAAATTATTTCAATATTGAACCTTGGACATATAAGAGTTCCGAATCGAATCTCTTTAGAAAGAAGATCTTTTGTCTCATGGTAGCCTGCTCCAGTCCCCTTATGAAACTTTCGTTATTGGGTTCTCCGAAAAATTGTTAAAGAAAAATTCCAAaatctcaacatatcttcagcTAAATCGCATTTCCTCGATCAGTCTAGTGTCGGTAGAAGTAGATGGATGGTGTGCAAATGATGTACATCCACAAATAATTCAAGCTACCCCAGCCACAATAAATCTTATAGAAGTAACGACAACCAAATCCTTCATTTAATTCAGTGTGCTCTATTACAAAAAATCCAAGCACAATTAAGTGATGATCATCCTTGAATGACCAACACTACCACCTCCACCTACATTTCAAAACTCAAGATTCCTAGCCTGAAAACTTCTCTGCAGATGCTCCATTAGCGTGATCGCTCCACTCGAATAGCAGCTACCTCTACCCTCCGACGACGCCGTGCCAATGCATGACGTAGGTGTGATCGCATCCGAACTCATCACCTCCATTTCCAGCAGCATCGCGCTGCGCCACTCCTCAATATACGCAGCAGCATAATCCGGATTCAACCCCGCAGGCAGATGGCGATCCAGTAGAAAATCGAGCATCTCTTCACTTCTTCCCAAGAGTAGAGCAGCCTCACGCACGCTCCTCTCCCTCTCCTCAATCGCTTTGAGGCGACACTTGTTGTCTATCACCCGCCCTAAATTGCTGAGGCACGCCGCCAAAATGTCTGCAATCATTCTACTTAACCGAACAAACAGTTCCTCATCCGTCACCGCGTTCTCCTCATCACAGCCGTCCAAAATCGTGCTGCTGATCCTGTACATTGAGTTCGCGGCGATGATCTCGGGCTTCCAGTTCGCAGGGTTGAACATGGGGCAATCAGGCACGTCTGTTTTCAAAGCAGACGCGATTTTTTCGCTTTCACGCGCTAGCTTCTGCAGCGCGTGTTGGGAGTTAGGACTGCTACAAGAGATCTCAGCGAGGTCGATTTCTTGCCATTTCCGGAATAGATCGACTCTCAACCAGAAATCAGCAGCTTTCCTTATGTTCTTCCACTCGTCCTTCGCGTAGAAGCTCTCTTCCACAATCTTCACGAAGATGAGACCGTCTCTTACATCCTCCACCAGCTGATCGACCTTGCTTTTCTCGATGTGAGGGAGCGCCGCCGCAATGCTTGTGAGAGTAACCACAGCGAGAGACCAGCAGTTCTTCGGCTCCTTACTGTGTATGCTTGGGACTCCAAGGCTGTCGAATTCAGCCACTCCTTTGAAGCTTGAATCGCGCAAGAAATTAATCAAGCTACAAGGCTTCTGCCTTCTAGCAGCTTCTAGAACTTTGTCGACCTGTTTTGGAATGCTCTGCAGCATGTAGTCAGGCAAATCCGCCTCCCCCTCAAGGCGCAGAGAATTAGACCTCACGCTTTGCAGGAAGTCGCGGCCTACTTGTCTAGCACTAAAATCCACAGAAGAACTCAAGATCATTTGGATAATGTTGATGACGGCGCCTGCTATGCAGCATGAGATTACGAGAACTAGCTTGTTAAACAGAACAACACAAATTTGAGCTCTGAGAAGGAGATCCACAATGAATCCTCTCGCGGTGTAGAGAAATCTTCTGCATCCGCGGTGCCTAATTAATGGAGAAATCGGGCTTCCTTGAAATTCCGCGAGCTTCCTAGTCCAATAATCCTCGACCTTGAATTCGCGGCTCAAGCTTCTGCCGTCGGCGACGGAGCATCTGAATCGGACGGCTGTGAGCCATCTGAATGAAGTAGAGATTGTGCCGAAAATTACTCCAATTGTCTGCACCAGTAGAATCCATATAGTGGAGCAGCCGTAGATCGAACCGGTCCGGCCGAGGCTACGATGCGCCACCCATGCGCGCACAATAGCCTGCGCCAGGATAAGAGCGTTGGCAAGGCAGATGACGCCGGCGGAGGCGCAGGCGGAGGAACGAGTGATGACGAACTGAGGGCTGCTGGTCTCCGCCATCACCCAATACTTGTTCACGAGATTCCTAAGCTTATCGACCACGGCGGCCCCGATGTCGGAGAATTCCTGGCTCTCGGCAAAATTGTGCCTCTCCTGATACTTGGTCTCGAGGCATTTCTTGGTGGTGAGCACCATGAGCGCAGTGGAGCCGAGCACGAGAAGCAGGATGAGCATAAGGATGAGAGCGAGGATCTCCTCGGGGAGGAGGACGCGGTGGTGGAGGAACGACCGCGTGCCGACGATCTGGATGCAGACGTCATTGACAACGGTGACGATGAAAATGCTCAATGCAGTGACGTTGATGAGAATGTCGGCGTCCCTCATGGACCCCAGCGACGGCACTAAGTTCGCCATGGCGGTGGACATGAGAGCGAGGCTGCTGATCTTGGCAAGGCGGTCGGTGACGGCGGTCATGTTGGTGGTGAGATCGATGGGCAGCTTGAGAGCGACGGAGAGGAGCGTGAGGGAGGTGGCGTTGAGAGAGAAGTATTTGGAAGGGAACCAGAACTTGTTGCTCCGGAATCCGTGAATGAGATCGGCGGCCAATGAGACGGAGCAGGCGAAGGAGGCGAGGGCGACGTACATGCCGATCAACGGCATTGGGGCCTCCAGCTTCCTCTGCATCGAAGGGTCGAAATTGGGGGTCGCCATTTAGTGTTTGGTTTTTTGAAGAAGGGGGAGTTCCCCCAAGTCATGTGGCGAGGGGAGTCTATTTGTAATGAGGAAGTGGTAATTAATATTCGAGGAAGTTGCCTTATAATTTTCCACACACGCACACAGTGCCACTCCATGGGACCCATACATGCATGGTCTCTACCGTTGATCTCGTATTTTGTTTAGACTTCATGCCGCATTGGGGGTAACTCAAAagatcatactccctccg contains:
- the LOC130990785 gene encoding uncharacterized protein LOC130990785, translated to MATPNFDPSMQRKLEAPMPLIGMYVALASFACSVSLAADLIHGFRSNKFWFPSKYFSLNATSLTLLSVALKLPIDLTTNMTAVTDRLAKISSLALMSTAMANLVPSLGSMRDADILINVTALSIFIVTVVNDVCIQIVGTRSFLHHRVLLPEEILALILMLILLLVLGSTALMVLTTKKCLETKYQERHNFAESQEFSDIGAAVVDKLRNLVNKYWVMAETSSPQFVITRSSACASAGVICLANALILAQAIVRAWVAHRSLGRTGSIYGCSTIWILLVQTIGVIFGTISTSFRWLTAVRFRCSVADGRSLSREFKVEDYWTRKLAEFQGSPISPLIRHRGCRRFLYTARGFIVDLLLRAQICVVLFNKLVLVISCCIAGAVINIIQMILSSSVDFSARQVGRDFLQSVRSNSLRLEGEADLPDYMLQSIPKQVDKVLEAARRQKPCSLINFLRDSSFKGVAEFDSLGVPSIHSKEPKNCWSLAVVTLTSIAAALPHIEKSKVDQLVEDVRDGLIFVKIVEESFYAKDEWKNIRKAADFWLRVDLFRKWQEIDLAEISCSSPNSQHALQKLARESEKIASALKTDVPDCPMFNPANWKPEIIAANSMYRISSTILDGCDEENAVTDEELFVRLSRMIADILAACLSNLGRVIDNKCRLKAIEERERSVREAALLLGRSEEMLDFLLDRHLPAGLNPDYAAAYIEEWRSAMLLEMEVMSSDAITPTSCIGTASSEGRGSCYSSGAITLMEHLQRSFQARNLEF